Proteins encoded in a region of the Lepidochelys kempii isolate rLepKem1 chromosome 24, rLepKem1.hap2, whole genome shotgun sequence genome:
- the LOC140902907 gene encoding immunoglobulin kappa light chain-like produces the protein MNMIFAEYLLLSSLVLGVQLFLHQTQRIQFVEVSDTAKIHCSSTENLEGGSSMFWYLRREGEKPTCIKRCLDDQNVSKFACKHETHSSTLEIRNIQKTESGIYYCAFEYSSYLIFGNGTTLIIGDSYTKSSWVMLLVPFPHGSQVTGTANLACVIHGVSSPVHVSWSVSGELQEQGLTRSLKAKDGSLTLINHISVPMDTWTSGKNFTCEVKFNSSGNSVKTSTRYSAAPASECSHYIVPLAAGAGLLLLVVSLSLIWTLCPSTLGFQPRVSAPPASVEPQGGILYAHLDFDSRNRDGCTMQRSARGKHVKA, from the exons ATGAACATGATCTTTGCCGAGTATCTGCTTTTATCTTCTTTAG TGCTAGGAGTGCAGTTATTTCTGCACCAGACTCAGCGGATCCAGTTTGTTGAAGTTAGTGACACCGCAAAGATCCACTGTTCTTCCACAGAAAACTTGGAAGGAGGAAGTAGCATGTTTTGGTATTTGAGAAGAGAAGGTGAGAAACCCACCTGCATTAAGCGCTGTTTGGATGACCAAAATGTAAGTAAATTTGCTTGCAAACACGAGACACACAGCTCGACACTGGAAATCCGTAATATCCAAAAGACTGAGTCTGGCATTTACTACTGTGCATTTGAATACAGCAGCTACCTGATTTTTGGAAATGGAACCACACTGATCATTGGAG ACAGTTATACCAAGAGCAGCTGGGTGATGCTTCTGGTCCCATTTCCACATGGCAGTCAAGTCACTGGGACAGCAAATCTGGCTTGTGTGATCCATGGAGTGTCCAGCCCAGTCCATGTTTCCTGGAGTGTTTcaggggagctgcaggaacagGGACTGACGCGCTCATTGAAAGCCAAGGATGGATCTTTAACACTCATAAATCACATCAGCGTCCCCATGGACACCTGGACCAGTGGGAAGAATTTCACCTGTGAAGTCAAATTCAACTCTTCTGGCAACAGTGTGAAGACAAGTACAAGATATTCTGCAG cccctgccagcgaGTGCTCACATTACATTGTGCCCCTTGCGGCTGGAGctggtctgctgctgctggtggtgtctCTGAGCCTCATCTGGACCCTCTGCCCTTCCACGCTAG gattccagcccagggtctcAGCACCCCCAGCTTCCGTGGAGCCCCAG GGTGGAATCTTATACGCCCATCTGGATTTTGATTCGCGGAATCGCGACGGGTGCACAATGCAGCGATCAGCCAGAGGGAAGCATGTAAAAGCCTGA
- the LOC140902908 gene encoding immunoglobulin kappa light chain-like yields the protein MVITCLHCSTKKILSDSFIKMILTKYLILSSLVLGVQLFLYQTQRIQSVEVSDTAKIHCSSTENLEGGSSILWYLRREGETPTCIKSCLDDQNVSKFACKHETHSSTLEISNVQKTESGIYYCAYRYSSYLLFGNGTTLIVGDSYTKSSWVMLLVPFPHGSQVTGTANLACVIHGVSSPVHVSWSVSGELRKQGLTRSLRAKDGSLTLINHISVPMDTWTSGKNFTCEIKFNSSGNSVKKSTRYPAAHASSCLPSIVSLAVLSALMLLLVSLSLIWTLCPSRLGFQPRSSAPPASQENQGGILYAHLDFDSRNRDGRTMQPSARGKHVKP from the exons ATGGTCATTACGTGCCTGCATTGCAGCACCAAGAA GATTTTGTCCGACTCTTTTATTAAAATGATCTTGACGAAATACCTCATTTTATCTTCCTTAG TGCTAGGAGTACAGTTATTTCTGTACCAGACTCAGCGGATCCAGTCTGTTGAAGTTAGTGACACCGCAAAGATCCACTGTTCTTCCACAGAAAACTTGGAAGGAGGAAGTAGCATATTATGGTATTTGAGAAGAGAAGGCGAGACACCCACCTGCATTAAGAGCTGTTTGGATGATCAAAATGTAAGTAAATTTGCTTGCAAACACGAGACACACAGCTCGACACTGGAAATCAGCAATGTCCAAAAGACTGAGTCTGGCATTTACTACTGTGCATATAGATACAGCAGCTACCTGCTTTTCGGGAATGGAACCACACTGATTGTTGGAG ACAGTTATACCAAGAGCAGCTGGGTGATGCTTCTGGTCCCATTTCCACATGGCAGTCAAGTCACTGGGACAGCAAATCTGGCCTGTGTGATCCATGGAGTGTCCAGCCCGGTCCATGTTTCCTGGAGTGTTTCTGGGGAGCTGCGGAAACAGGGGCTGACACGCTCATTGAGAGCAAAGGATGGATCTTTAACCCTCATAAATCACATCAGCGTCCCCATGGACACCTGGACCAGTGGGAAGAATTTCACCTGTGAAATCAAATTCAACTCTTCTGGCAACAGTGTGAAGAAAAGTACCAGGTATCCTGCAG CCCACGCCAGTAGTTGCCTACCTTCCATTGTGTCCCTGGCGGTGCTGAGCGCCCTGATGCTGTTGCTGGTGTCTCTGAGTCTCATCTGGACCCTCTGCCCTTCCAGGCTAG GATTCCAGCCCAGGAGCTCAGCTCCTCCAGCTTCGCAGGAGAACCAG GGTGGAATCTTATACGCTCATCTGGATTTCGATTCACGGAATCGCGACGGGCGCACGATGCAGCCATCAGCCAGAGGGAAACATGTAAAACCTTAA